One genomic segment of Cervus canadensis isolate Bull #8, Minnesota chromosome 14, ASM1932006v1, whole genome shotgun sequence includes these proteins:
- the TBC1D2 gene encoding TBC1 domain family member 2A isoform X4: protein MEAYRTQNRFLNSEIHQVTKIWRKVAEKEKALLMKCAYLQAQNCRVESKHLAGLRRLQEALGAEAGECSELLRQLIQEALQWEASEASAESAVLGPSAVSEYDEYGFLTVPSYEVEDLRLLAKIQALEVHSHQLLAHEAVQRPLRERWAALGELAPSAELKQLLRAGVPHEHRPRVWRWLIRRRVQHLQAPGCYQELLSRGQACKHPAARQIELDLNRTFPNNKHFTCPTSGFPDKLRRVLLAFSWQNPTIGYCQGLNRLAAIALLVLDEEESAFWCLVAIVETIMPADYYSKTLLASQVDQRVLQDLLLEKLPRLTAHLGQRRVDLSFITFNWFLVVFADSLISNILLQVWDAFLYEGIKVVFRYALAIFKYNEEALLRLQDSLEIYQYLHFFTKTICDSRKLMHIAFNDMNPFPMKQLRQLRAAHRERLQAELNELEQLKAEYLETRAAQGPSAPEGCPSEDEGDTEP from the exons ATGGAAGCATACCGGACCCAGAACCGCTTTCTCAACTCTGAGATCCACCAGGTCACAAAGATCTGGAGGAAGGTGGCTGAGAAGGAGAAGgccctcctgatgaag TGCGCCTACCTCCAAGCCCAGAACTGTCGGGTGGAGAGCAAGCACCTGGCGGGCCTACGGAGGCTGCAGGAGGCTTTGGGGGCGGAGGCCGGCGAGTGCTCCGAGCTCCTGAGGCAGCTCATCCAGGAGGCGCTGCAGTGGGAAGCCAGCGAGGCCTCGGCCGAAAGCGCCGTGCTCGGCCCCAGTGCCGTCAG TGAGTATGACGAGTACGGCTTCCTGACGGTGCCCAGCTATGAGGTGGAGGACCTGAGGCTGCTGGCCAAGATCCAGGCACTGGAAGTGCACTCCCACCAGCTGCTGGCCCACGAGGCCGTGCAGCGGCCACTGCGGGAGCGCTGGGCCGCCCTGGGCGAGCTGGCCCCCTCAGCAGAGCTCAAGCAGCTGCTGCGGGCGGGCGTGCCCCACGAGCACCGGCCACGTGTCTGGAGGTGGCTGATCCGCCGCCGCGTCCAGCACCTGCAGGCCCCCGGCTGCTACCAGGAGCTGCTGAGCCGGGGCCAGGCCTGCAAGCACCCTGCTGCCCGCCAGATCGAGCTGGACCTGAACCGGACCTTCCCCAACAACAAGCACTTCACCTGTCCCACCTCCGGCTTCCCTGACAAGCTCCGCCGGGTGCTGCTGGCTTTCTCCTGGCAGAACCCCACCATTGGCTACTGCCAGGGCCTAAACAG ACTGGCGGCCATCGCTCTGCTGGTCCTGGATGAGGAGGAGAGTGCCTTCTGGTGTCTGGTGGCCATTGTGGAGACCATCATGCCAGCCGACTACTACAGCAAGACGCTCTTGGCATCCCAG GTGGACCAGCGGGTGCTCCAGGACCTCCTCTTGGAGAAGCTGCCCCGGCTGACGGCCCACCTGGGACAGCGCCGCGTGGACCTGTCCTTCATCACCTTCAACTGGTTCCTTGTGGTCTTTGCGGACAGTCTCATCAGCAACATCCTCCTCCAGGTCTGGGACGCCTTCCTTTACGAGGGCATCAAG GTGGTGTTCCGCTATGCCCTGGCCATCTTCAAGTACAACGAGGAGGCACTCCTGAGGCTACAGGACAGCCTGGAGATCTACCAGTACCTGCATTTCTTCACCAAGACCATCTGTGACAGCCG GAAGCTGATGCACATCGCCTTCAACGACATGAACCCCTTTCCCATGAAACAGCTGCGCCAGCTTCGGGCGGCCCACCGGGAGCGGCTGCAGGCGGAGCTGAATGAGCTGGAGCAGCTCAAGGCCGAATACCTGGAGACCCGGGCGGCCCAGGGCCCCTCGGCGCCCGAGGGCTGCCCCAGCGAGGACGAGGGGGACACAGAGCCCTGA